From the Sardina pilchardus chromosome 11, fSarPil1.1, whole genome shotgun sequence genome, the window AGACCCACGGTGAACTTGAACACAGCcatgacaaacaaacacctGGGGGAAACAGTTTAAAAcatgagtaggcctattatttGAGCATGTAATAATAtgaccacaaaaaaaaacaacaaagttgTGAACAGGAATAACTTGAATATTTGAAATATTCCTATTTCAGAATTGAACTACTATGCATATGACAGACACTGGCCGCGtgtcccagattcgttaagaagatcttaagtgctaagaacttcttaggagcgttcttagaatgctcaagaagttcttagcacttaagagcttctaaacgaatctgggaaacccggccactGTAGGTAGAATACACCTTACCCTGATGTCTCAGAAGTAGATGAGTGAAAGGCAGGTGGCTAGGATCTGCTTTTATAGGTCTCAAAGCTGCCTCTGTCGTGTATGTCAAGACATGTATGTAAGTCCTTGAAAATGCACCTATATTGTACTACACCTATGGATCATGGAACCTTGACAACTGGAGATTAGGTATTTGTCATCTGTGAGTTTCTCATGGATTTGGTAGTCATCAGAGAATTGTTTTCAGTGAATACAATGAATACAGTGAAAACACGTTATGTTAAAATACATGTATGCAGAATTGAAGAACATGGTTCTATGATGTTCATGTAATTCGATGATGTAATTGGATTTTATTTGGGTTTTGCTGCCCTGTACTATTCTAATGGTTTCAAAATTAAATTAGCGAATTGAGATAATATCTATAGTAATTAAGAGGCGCTACTTAAGGCAATGTTTCTCTCTGCTTTTTAAGCAATATGATATCAGCTCATAGAATCAGTAAATCCTACTCTATAGCCATGATAGAGACTAATAGGGTGTTTATAGACGGTTTCTGTAGTGCCAATCAGATGAAAGAAGTCTCCCCTGGACTCACAGGATAACCCCCAACCGGAACACAAAGCCTACCATGGGTACAGACACTCATATATAAAATATCCTGATAGAATATCACATCATGTTCCTCAGTTACATccaaaaatattttaaataggtctttattttgatgtttttgtgtacatttgATCCCTTTAATGCCACATTTACCCTAATGCTGTCACTATATGTTGATGCTTTCTGTTATAGATATCTTTGATAATCCTTTATCATCTTCAGCAcccatgtgtgttattgctttccTCGCCAGACTGAAGAGCAGCCTCTGAAGTAAATTTGATTGTTAGCACAAGGTACCAGGGCCCTCTAGTGGCAGCTACAAAGTATCGCTCTGCTGCTTCTGCAGCACCAATTTCATGAAAAAAGTTATAGATTTCAGCCTATAGGCAAAATCGTTAAAACAGCCCAGGAATATATCCAATCAGAATGTCATTCATTTAATTCAAGTGATGGTGGAAATCTGCTTTTAAGGttctggattaaaaaaaaataaaaaaaaataccggTAAGCATTATTGATGAAATATGTAGATTGGCTACAGATTCATAATTAGTGAGGGCGCTTATTTGCATATCAAAAGATGCTCAGAGGAATAAAATGTTACTGGTAGAGGTGACTCTATGAAAGCAAAAGACCACATAAAAACATTAAGCAATGACAGTCAGTGAACATGAGCTTTCCACTATAACCTTGTACCCTGAACTGAATTGTATCTTGACTTTTGACCCCACGACCTTGAGTCCCTAATTACAACATGAACTTGGGTCAAAATCCCATATGTGGACTTCGTTTGTTTGACTTTGAGCTTTGACCCTGTGAGAATCCAATAATTTCCTAGTCCTTATAGTAAGTCTGCTCGATTGGTGATCCTTCATTGTGATTAGATGTTGCACAAACACTATGCCATACTGGAtggaaccagacacacacacaagtgagaaAGATCTGTGTCCTTCACTTGATGTAGGCCTAATCAGAATTCTTTTAGGAATGTGATGATAACTAATACAGTACAGAAACTACAGAATACAGTATGACCCAGCAATATGTATGTTTTTGCTATGAAATATGATTCATTTGAAATGAGATAAACATAATGACTCATTTTGATTACCATATGAACTTATGCGCAGCATAACTTTTTCTTAACATTCCAAAAGAAAACATCAGGCGGAAATAATGAATTTCAAGAGCTCAGCTATACTGGCTCAGCGGAACTGCAGACAGATATTATTGGTAGAGAATGGCTCAAATATTTTAATTCGGCCTAATAACAAAATGTAAGTTTCTTCTTCACCTTGCCAGGATACACATGAGCAGTGTTTTCATTTCCACACATGcaagctacagtatactgtatcttgCCTGAAAGGAACATCTATAGATGGAACTGATGTCTACTTGCATACCTTCCACTTGCTGTGCGGTCCAGTATAGTTGTGGTCCAGTATAGTTGGAGTGACAAGTGATTACATATCAGTGGCAGAAAAAACATTGGGCTATTTTTGAAGATTTCACATGCAGGAAAACAGTGCGTGTGGTGTGCTGacagtgctgtggtgtgctgaGGCAGTTTCTTATCCTGTTTTTTACTTTCCTACACAGCAGATGTACAGTAGGTTCAGGAATGTGAGGAATGTATCTGCATGTTGTTATGGCTGCCTTTTAATCATCAGCACTGAATAATCCATTAAGAAGCATAAGAGCAACCCTTTTGAACCGTGCGCCCGGCACTtgatcacaaaatcacaccattaaagtgtaactgcaccctaaaatatgtttttttgagctgttaaTTGATTGATATTACTCATAATtggtagcctggaaaaccagcgccaaatgctggacggcaaaatgttttgcctgcatttgggtctggcctcggaccactgtacattttgaaaacactgccctgaatctggcagatggcaactaaaccaatcacaacgcagagatgtgttttgaatcaacgcgggcgaggcagagggctctggggcggggttttgagggagcgttggcctataggcacagacacggtttgaaagacaacgggttgtgctcatcaacaatgttccgttgtatccattcatcgaggccagactaaattagacatccaatccatttaggctggtttatcaggctacatAATTGGTGAACCACACTATTACCAGCGTTAATATTGACATAAATCGTGTTTCCcaagaaaagtaacattttgttttattttgtatgggagatatagctctccgcgccttctacaggttgaaacatgccatggcattttggtccaaaatgctgatGTAGTCCTGCACATCTCTGGCGACTCTATGTCACCGGGTCGTCACaaaggaatgaaacgccccaacacctgctgccctgattacctgtgataaaccatgtctgcagcactcattcccagattgacacgaaatcaccaatCGTCAATTCAGCTGCAGCAGTGCCCAGTCTATATCAACGCCCCTTACATCTCCGCCCCTCTTCAACCCCTCCCatccaaatttcagaacatcccgcccattttgaaagcctttttcataaatgtgaagtgggtggagttatggggtgcagtGCAGCTAcactgtaaataaacaaatgtggactggacatgctataaatgtcttcaaacttTGCGTCTCTGATTAGACGCTTCAGATCACCAAGATAGGGCCCAGAGTgtctcaggaggtagaggaggaggagtcgtCCACCAACCGGAGGGCTGGTGGTTCAAACCTGACCCCTACATACCCCCtagaagtgtccttgagcaagatgTTGAACTCTAAAGTGCTCCTGATGTGCATGTTGGCGCCTTGCATGATAGCCTTTGCCTTCGGTGTGATTGTGTGGGTGAATGTGAAGCATGAAATTGGAAAAAAGCGCTATACAAATGCAGCCCATTTATCATTTAAAACATTTGAtttagggctgtgcaattaatcgattttAAATCGTAATCGCGATTATGTCTTTATGATTTTAAAAATAACATGAAATCGTAAACTCGATTTTTCACTTTAGGGTGATTACAGTGCTTAAGTTTGCAAGTGCTGAATTTTGTGACAAAAGTTCAATAATTTTTCTTAGTATTAATTATTTAAAATTAATTAtgaataatttatttaatttaataagagcaagatttgcacttaaataccaatggggaaattatttgcatattttaaataatttcctgccttttgtcatttcagaaaataatcataatcataatcgaAAATCGGAGAAGAAAATCAAGACTTTATTTTAGGGCAAAATCGGACAGTCCTAAATTGATTTATACTATAAAAAGATTGTGGCTACCAAATCCTTCTGTAATCAacacgttagcttacagtacaATAAGTTAACTGAGTGATGATTATGGGAAAGCTTCTATAGTAGGCTACGCTTTCATTAAAAAAGGcggcttattaaacatgatgcctggaataAATAAATGGAATGTGTAACTTATTAGGGTGTTGGATGGTGGGGGTACGCGAGCCGAGTCAGGACCTAGAAGGTGGTAAGTGgggaaaaaagtttgggaaccgctgctCTAGATCACAAAAAATATACAGAAAGCTAGCCAGCCTTTTTTAGTGCCAACTGTGATTGATATAAGCAAAGCTGTTGACTGTTACAGGAAAACTTCTCTTTGTTGCTTTAAATGGCCACTCAGATTGAAGGCTCACTGCAGGGGTTTTGCAGgccttttgatttgatttgatttgaggcAGGCATCACATTTCAGACCTCCTTTAAGCATATGGACATTGACTAGTTAACCCTTTTGCTTCCCTATCAACATAAGCAAAATCCAGACATTTCGAGAATAAAACAATTTAAGAAATTCTACACAATTCCCTGTCATACATTATTCTTTATTGTCTGCCTATTTCTTGTGTCTTCCACATTTTTATGTTCTATGGCTCTTAGATCAATGGGTGGAGACTGGTTCACGTCATACCTTACTGATAGAAGTTTTGCAGTATCTGTTGGTGAATTTCTTTCTGCTCAGTCCCCCCTGACCTGTGGCATCCCCCAGGGGTCAGTGTTGGATCCTATACTGTTCTCTCTGTACATACTACCCTTGGGCCAGATCATCAACAGTTTTAATATTGCCTATCATTTTTATGCTGATGACATACAGCTTCATTTTACCCTTAGGTCAAAGGAGACCCATAAACTTTCAACACTACTGGACTGCTTATCTACCATCAAGGTTGGTTAGCAGAAGATTCTTTACAACTGAACATGGACAAGACAGAGGTTTTAGTTCTTGCGCCAGAGAGAATGCTGCCCATGATACAGAAAAAACCTTGGAGATATTTCATCACTAGTGCAGCCTAGTATAAGGAACCTAGGGGTGATGTTTGATAAGTCCCTATCATTTGACAGTCACATTAAATCATTAACCAAATCTTGCTTCTTCCATCTGCGTAATATATGCAAGCTGAGGTCTGTGGTGTCCCAGTCAGAGTTGGAAATGCTCATTCATGCCTTCATTTCATCCCGTATTGACTACTGCCATGCTCACTCAACTAATCTGTACTACACCGTTAGCGATCCATTCAGAATGCAGCTGCCAGACTCCTCACCAGGTCTAACAGATGCACTCAtgtcacccctctcctccactctttccactggctccctgtggCCTAAAGGATCAAACTCAAACTCACTTTAGCCTATAGAGCCCTTCATGGTCAGTCACCTGCATATCTCATGAACCTCATTCACCCtcactctgctcccctctccctccgatCCAACAGCCTTAACCTGCTCGCCATAAACAGCACCAGCCTTACGACCTGTGGTGATAGGGCGTTTGCTGTTGCAGCCCCCAAACTTTGGAATGCTCTACCCATGGAGGTTAAGTCTGCAGGCAGTATTGACCTTTTTAAAGGAAGGTTAAAACCCCACCTCTTTAGGATGGTCTCTTTAAACCTGTGACATTACCTTTAGTCCCCTTTTATTTCtgcctttttatttcatttgatcATTTTTACCTCTGTAAGGAGGAATATTATACAATAATATTTTTCCCCACTTAACTACGTGTTCTGTCTTTGTCCGGTGcgccaatgaggttatgttgaacaagtttaatttatttatatatatttgacCATCATCTGACTCCATAAGACGAAAGCTATAGTCACACTGTTGATGACTATGAAATATCTGTCTACAATAAATACTAAGTATTTCTAGACTTCTCTCTTTGCAAGGCCTATTTTGCTTAATCACAATGAGATCCAACCTGATATCAACAGTTATTCTCTAGTACATTGACTTTGGCACCCCTGTGCAGTTTACCATTGTCCGGTCAGTGACATTTAGGCTAGTTTGTCTGGATCAAGTCAGGCCTGACTTTAGCACTCAGAGGCCTACCAGCTTGAGGCAAATTGAAACCAGCACAGTGACTCCTCGAGTTTGACCAGCCCGCACAAGCCTCTCAGTTTATCTGAGAATCTATTCACTGTTATGATATCTGATCAAACAAAGACCTTGCTTAGAACTTCAATTCTCAAGAAAAGAATATTACTGGTTACCAATTAATATTACATTTATTGTAATCTTTCTAATACAATCAATAAAGGTATAAAGGTACAGACAATAATAAAGTAGCAAAGAAAGTTAAAACCTCAACCTAAAATAAAGTTACTCTTACCAAGGAGCTCTATAAAGCAGAGAGACTCCATCACCTTACCTGAGAGTTCTGCCTAGCAGAACCTCTCTTACCTTAGatacattatcatttgtcatgaaacagatacatttcagtttccaacatTAATCTATCAGAGGCGTGGAGAGGGGGAGTCGAGGTGTGCCTGGTATGGGGTCGGGAACTCTGGCCATATGCCGGTCTCAAGACAGTGGGGACAGTCAAATGTAAACAGGCCACCTGAGCACAAAGGAGTGTCCCGCcgtgaggtcgtctcccccgtctGCCATCTTAGAAAAACTCATGAACGGGAAAACACCCAGCCTTACACCTCCGCCAAggaatgttttcatcggggaccagtgtttgtttgtctgtctgtttgtttgtctggctgtctgtatgtttgtctgtttgttagcaagataactcaaaaagtaatggatggattttgatgacattttcagcgaatgtcagacatgacccaaggaagaaacgattacattttgggagtgatccgtaattccgtcgggattccagagccgtttatgtgtttcgcttaggggtgtaatggcatggtatggccacgtggtgacgatctgaatagtttaggttcaaatgtatgacaacctaggaagaacaatagaggcggaggtctgcgctctctaagtgcttttctagtttctttctttattcattATCTTTTAAAGTTTGAGGGTTATCTGTTTTTAACCCTGGGGGCCTGTTTTGTTGGCGGTATCTTATGTCTGCCATTTTTTATTCtatatgtattttattatgCACTGGAAAGCACTTtgtgattttatctgtgaaaagcgctatacaaataTAATACTTACTACGTAATGCATGTTCTGTATGTTTGGAATTGTGTTTAAACATTGGAATACTCAATACAAAACGAGACAGTAGAAGCACTGTATAAGATCTCACATGGCCTGTCACACAACAAATCAGTACCTGAGCCAACAGGATTCCTCGGCTCTGCTCCCTATTACCCTGCTCTGTGCACAGATCACATTCTCCGATATCCACTCCCTGGTTTTCCTGTGTTCTCAGCTTTTGGCACATCTGTGGCTAATGATTGAATCAGTCACAGTATATGAACTCCACTCCAGGGATCAGCCTCAGTGGAGTTATTCTGCCAACATGCAAAGCCACAAGCTTGTGATGTCAGGTTTACTGTATCTTTACAAGACCGTCTTGTATTCAAGTGCCTGTGCTCTACGGGGCTTTCTCGCCTGACTACTTTTTATTTAGATTTTTGTGACTATCATGCTGTGTGATAAGAAGCCCTCTTAAAAAAACACTTCCCATTTTAAACCAAGGTTTATCTGAGTCTGCTTGCCGGGGTCCAATTCTGCAGCCAGGCCTGTGGACTATGACATGGCTAATAGACCTCCTCACCATGTTGTAGTAAATCTGACAGGCCTAAAGACTCAGGTCAGGTGGTGTGTTTATAGTTTATAATAGTCTTAACTtgaaagagagaatcccgcacactgtccattacgcatgcaaacatttattcagtattcacaacgtttcggtcatagaccttcctcaggtgaatttacctgaaggtctatgaccgaaacgttgtgaatacTGAATAAATGCTTACATgcataatggacagtgtgcgggattctgtCTTTCAAGtataactgggtaacctattctgacgcacctgtccccacaaaagaggtgtgcaaaagcgtttgTAAACTAATCATAATAGAAATATGTCTTAAGAAATATAATTTCAGACAtctgctgtgttgttttgtcgACAAAACAATGAAttcttaaataaaaaaaataaacaatgaattatTCAGCATTATTTCATTCTGACTCTttgaagaaaagagaaacaaattatgtatttatcatgATATTCACAGCTTTATTTTCAAGTAGGTTGAAGGGGAAAGTAAATCCAGTGGATGATCCTCACAGTAGATCCATGATTCATATCAGCCTTTTAACATCAGGTTCCCCGGCATTGTTGTCCTTCATTTCTATGAAACAgatcatttaaaaaacaatgaCTGACAAGATATGGTCAAAATTGTAGAGCTACCATTACAGAAAGAAACATAACCTAGACAAGTGAACAACTTTAGTAATGTATACCTTTAgtctttgaaaaagcactgagAGAAGACGTTAGGAAACCTGACCCAGCTTTTGATCAGGAAAATAGACAGTAAATTGAATTTTCATGTTCTACTCACAGCACTTGTACAGCCTGTTGAGCCTGGCGAGATCATTCTGGCTCATCTGACCGGACTTGCCGATCTCGACGTTGTTGTTGGGAATGGGCACCATGGTGGGGCGGTTGTTCTTGGAGAAGGCGTACCTGGAATGACAGAAAATCTATGTCCATCTACAGTATTTGTGAAGAGGTGAGAAGTTCATAAAGGAATGAGGGTTGGTGGTAGCGGAGTGGTTAAGGAGCCGggttagcatgcagtagcctaagAAGTTGTGGTCTCAATTCCCGGCCTCCATCGTTGTGCCTTTGAGAAAGGCACTTCACCCCAAATTGCTCTGGGAACATAATCCCTTCAAGAATAATTGACACgtgtaaatcactttggataaatagtgtatgttaaatacactataaataCTACacatataaatgaatgaatcagTGAAGATGTGTTGGGACACCAGTATGCATTGTGTCACTGACTTGCTGTACTGCATGACAGAGTTGTAGTCATAGGGAGTTCCCTGGTTGAGGGTGGCCTTCTTGTTGAAATTGTGCTTCATGTCTGTATGAAATAAACAGTTATGAACATTATTTCTGCTGCTTACGTTTTCAAAAGGCGCTACCTGCCTCTATGATAATCAAATACTCATACCCACATTACAAATAGGCTTCAGAGGCTGAGTGACCTTAGCCATATGCTATCTCACCTTCAACAACATTGTCCCACATCACACGAATGTGGTTGTCACGGTCGTTGCGGGTCTGCTCGTGGTTGAAGCCCAGGGCATGGAGCAGCTCGTGCTGGACGGTGTTGTGGTACAGACAACCTCTACGGCTCAGGGACACAACCTGCTGACCACCGGTGCGGCCAATGTAGGAGTAGCATCTGGAGCAAAGGGAAGGACATCAGACCAAAGCTATTACTATGTTACAACATCAATGCAATCCTCGCAGAATGCATAGACTATTTACAGAAATGATTGTCCTTGCACattaaacagaaacagaaacctTCCAGATAGAAATTGAGTCATATTCTATCCATCTAACCAAGCCTAGCTGCTATATCCGTGTTCTCATTCTCACCCATTCTTGGAGTAGATGCCAATGAAGTCCCTCTCAGATCGGCGGGGCTTGAAGCGGATGCAGGAAGAAGCGGCGAAGGAGTCCAGACCACGCTGGATGATGGACTTCTCACGGGAAGCTGTGAAGAAATGGACATTGCCGGAATCAGAGGAATTTAGGTTTAGATTAAGATTGAGCTAATGGTCAGTCCTATGAAGGTTTTTGAAAGGTCACTCACAGAAGTCGTTGCTGATGAAGAAGGGCACGTAGACCTTTCCATCGTTGGACTTGGGCCACATGCAGCCGCGGGAGGTGCAGGGGTCAGCGTTCCTGTCATTCTCGTTGTCCACGGCGATGTcatccagcagctcaggctCATCAGCATCACGTGCTGGTGAAAAATAATTGATGAATACGTCGCTAAACTGCTCATGGTAATTGATAAACCTGTCCAATAATATCAGGGCTAAGCACATTTAATACTGCAAAAATTAAAACATGTATGGTGGATAACAGGCTGGTGCaaaattccgaattttagaattggccacCAGTTGTATGAATTGGATGTAGTGTTTTTGATTTCCCTTACTTATACCAGTGTTGGCTCTGGCAAGAATCTCAGATACAGGAAGAATCTCCTCGGAGACCTCTGAAGAAATCAAGCAATGGACAgtgagcacagaaaaaaaatacattagagAGATGGTAAGGGGCAGCatgttttctttcctctttgtAAAATAAGCAGTCTACACAGGATACCATGGCCTTTGGAACAACAATTCAGCTAGACAATCATGATATCTGTGTCTCTGCCACAAAGACAAAGAGCCTTGTTATTGTGTTGCAAACCCAATTACCCCCATGAAGACAATACAGCTCTAtctatatacacacattttcaacatttggttcagacattttttcattGTAAACCACACAATTTCAAACATCAAAAAAGATCACTTACCAGTCTTGAAACGCATTTgatgaggaaagaaagagaacacaacaTCAGGTATTGCAGTAAAGTGAGAGTTGCAAAAAAAGGATGTAGTcattcaaaaatgtattttatatttaGCACAGTATTACTGCCTGTCTGGGCTCATTAAAGTTGCTATGTGGTTTCTTTATACAGTAGTTAAACATCCAAAAATGACTTATAGAAATCAAAGAAACAATTGTTTGCTATAATGTCAAAATCACTTAAGCTCTTGTGCAGACAGCCATGACGGTTAGCATGCAAACCCAAGAGAACTGGCTCTTTTGTAATACCCAATTCCACCACATCTGACTGTTGTACTAAATATAATGCTAGAATGTTGTGTGGCTGCATTAAACACAACTTCAAGTAC encodes:
- the LOC134096224 gene encoding low choriolytic enzyme-like isoform X2, which codes for MRFKTEVSEEILPVSEILARANTGITRDADEPELLDDIAVDNENDRNADPCTSRGCMWPKSNDGKVYVPFFISNDFSSREKSIIQRGLDSFAASSCIRFKPRRSERDFIGIYSKNGCYSYIGRTGGQQVVSLSRRGCLYHNTVQHELLHALGFNHEQTRNDRDNHIRVMWDNVVEDMKHNFNKKATLNQGTPYDYNSVMQYSKYAFSKNNRPTMVPIPNNNVEIGKSGQMSQNDLARLNRLYKC
- the LOC134096224 gene encoding low choriolytic enzyme-like isoform X1 translates to MRFKTEVSEEILPVSEILARANTGITRDADEPELLDDIAVDNENDRNADPCTSRGCMWPKSNDGKVYVPFFISNDFSSREKSIIQRGLDSFAASSCIRFKPRRSERDFIGIYSKNGCYSYIGRTGGQQVVSLSRRGCLYHNTVQHELLHALGFNHEQTRNDRDNHIRVMWDNVVEDMKHNFNKKATLNQGTPYDYNSVMQYSKYAFSKNNRPTMVPIPNNNVEIGKSGQMSQNDLARLNRLYKCCE